In one window of Janthinobacterium sp. 1_2014MBL_MicDiv DNA:
- a CDS encoding AAC(3) family N-acetyltransferase, which yields MHEQAQRAARAVLEAWRRAASAHRVRQSGRHVTRAGLAADLLRLGVAPGDTLFVHSSLKSLGYVAGGAAAVVHALQDAVGPQGSLLLPTYYLPGGTVRATCEMQDYVFDPRRHGTHMGRLPEAFLASAGICRSIHPTHSVSAWGRHAGDLTEAHHRAPSIFGAGSPWQRFIGCEHAKVLGLGISMGPVTFYHALEDAMGDAFPVPVWEKNTALLACLDHGGQRWEVPVRPFDPVVAQRRIDHPGRADLRAYFQREFDAAGLRSNGQVGDAASWLIPAQGFFDHLRQLASDHVTIYATAAQLAARPIAAGPSRHGR from the coding sequence ATGCATGAACAGGCACAGCGCGCCGCCAGGGCCGTGCTGGAAGCCTGGCGGCGCGCCGCCAGCGCCCATCGCGTCCGCCAGAGCGGGCGCCATGTGACGCGCGCCGGACTGGCGGCCGACCTGCTGCGGCTCGGGGTGGCGCCAGGCGACACGCTGTTCGTGCACTCCTCGCTGAAAAGCCTCGGCTACGTGGCAGGCGGCGCGGCGGCCGTGGTCCATGCCCTGCAGGACGCCGTCGGCCCGCAAGGCAGCTTGCTGCTGCCCACCTATTACCTGCCCGGCGGCACGGTGCGCGCCACCTGCGAGATGCAGGACTATGTATTCGACCCGCGCCGCCATGGCACGCACATGGGGCGCCTGCCCGAGGCGTTCCTGGCCAGCGCCGGCATCTGCCGCAGCATCCACCCCACCCATTCCGTCTCCGCGTGGGGCCGCCATGCGGGCGACCTGACCGAAGCACATCACCGCGCGCCCTCGATCTTCGGCGCCGGTTCGCCGTGGCAGCGCTTCATCGGCTGCGAGCATGCGAAAGTGCTGGGCCTGGGCATTTCCATGGGCCCGGTGACGTTCTATCATGCGCTGGAAGACGCCATGGGCGACGCCTTTCCCGTCCCAGTCTGGGAAAAGAACACGGCGCTGCTGGCCTGCCTGGACCACGGCGGCCAGCGCTGGGAAGTGCCCGTGCGCCCTTTCGACCCCGTCGTCGCGCAGCGCCGCATCGACCATCCCGGCCGGGCCGACTTGCGCGCGTATTTCCAGCGCGAGTTCGACGCCGCCGGCTTGCGCAGCAACGGCCAGGTGGGCGATGCGGCGTCGTGGCTGATACCGGCGCAGGGGTTTTTCGACCACCTGCGCCAGCTGGCGTCGGACCACGTGACGATCTACGCTACGGCGGCGCAGCTGGCGGCGCGGCCTATTGCTGCCGGCCCGTCACGGCACGGCCGGTGA